One window of Bactrocera tryoni isolate S06 chromosome 2, CSIRO_BtryS06_freeze2, whole genome shotgun sequence genomic DNA carries:
- the LOC120769530 gene encoding uncharacterized protein LOC120769530 has protein sequence MLRPSTTDTKLKLLKTLHLSKNLAVCKGSRTGNTGNNLELKVLTQIQHVP, from the exons ATGCTGAGACCCTCGACCACGGATACCAAGCTGAAGCTACTGAAGACCTTGCA CTTGTCCAAAAACCTTGCTGTCTGCAAAGGCTCACGCACCGGCAATACCGGCAATAATTTAGAACTTAAAGTTCTAACACAAATCCAGCACGTACCGTGA
- the LOC120769529 gene encoding uncharacterized protein LOC120769529 gives MVYAERTERHISPTDQANSNATNGKPLTEATKYTMEQRSSSSSSTATNWGSHKSPSEDKWKYNNMVRNDREKFNSLHFC, from the coding sequence ATGGTTTACGCCGAGCGCACGGAACGTCACATTTCGCCAACAGATCAAGCAAACTCGAACGCCACGAATGGTAAGCCACTTACCGAAGCTACCAAATACACCATGGAACAACGGTCATCGAGCAGCTCGAGTACTGCCACTAATTGGGGCAGCCATAAGTCGCCGTCAGAGGATAAATGGAAGTATAATAATATGGTGCGTAACGATCGTGAAAAATTCAACAGTTTGCATTTCTGCTGA
- the LOC120768166 gene encoding uncharacterized protein LOC120768166, producing the protein MVQKHRSVSKATLAKDVSPMRNMTINKQALASSPANGMSQSFGGRLCVPSAASSSCNSADKWKYNNMVNNQREQFNSLHFC; encoded by the coding sequence atggtCCAAAAACATCGTTCAGTTTCCAAAGCCACCCTCGCCAAGGATGTGAGCCCGATGCGCAACATGACAATCAACAAGCAGGCGCTCGCCTCGAGTCCCGCCAACGGCATGTCACAAAGCTTCGGTGGCCGCTTATGTGTGCCCTCGGCAGCATCGAGTAGCTGCAACAGTGCCGACAAATGGAAATACAACAACATGGTGAACAATCAACGCGAACAATTCAACAGTTTGCACTTCTGCTAG
- the LOC120768167 gene encoding uncharacterized protein LOC120768167: MNNRADTKAKLLNNLSLSKHLSSKQGGSRTTNCGNRLEFALLTLLQNVP, from the exons ATGAATAACCGCGCAGATACCAAAGCGAAGCTACTTAACAACCTAAG CCTTTCTAAACATCTATCATCCAAACAAGGCGGCTCACGTACCACCAACTGCGGTAATCGCCTAGAATTTGCATTACTAACGCTGCTACAGAACGTTCCTTGA